Within the Sebastes umbrosus isolate fSebUmb1 chromosome 5, fSebUmb1.pri, whole genome shotgun sequence genome, the region atttacatatatacatatacatatatatatatatacatatatacatacatatacatatgtatgtatatatgtatatatatgtatatatacatatatacatatatatacacatatatatgtatatatacatatatatacatataatacatatatatacatatatatgtatgtgtatatatatgtatatgtatatatacatatatacatatgtatatgtatgtatgtatatgtatatatgtaaatatatgtatatactatactatttttttgactttcaactagaagggctgtcaatcgattaaaatatttaatcgtgataaatcgcatgattgtccataattaaccgcgattaatcacaaattaatcacatttttttatctgttcaaaatgtactttaaaaagagatttgtcaagtatttaatactcttatccacatgggagtgggcaaatatgcttgctctatgcaaatgtatgtatatatttattattggagattaattaacaacagaaaaacaatgacaaatattttccagaaaccctcacatgtactgcaattagcataaaaatatgctcaaatcataacatggcaaactgcagcccaacaggcaacaacagctgtcagtgtgtcagtgtgctgacttgactatgacttgccccaaactgcatgtgattatcataaagtgggcatgtctgtaaaggcgagactaccatagaacccattttcattcacataccttgaggtttttcctctccaaaatttagtgcaagtttggagcgttatttatcttcttttgcgacaagctagtatgacatggctggtaccaatgtacaattccttaggttttctactttcatatgataccagcatcttcactctagttcaCTTTAAAATTGAGAGAATacaacctgctacaacctaataaTTGCAAATTGCagtaatgtgttaaagaaattagtggtgttaaaacaaatttgcattaacgtgttatcgcATTATGTATGTAacgcaaatgtattactttgtgacatcaccatgtcacagaagaaaaggcaggacttcaagcgaggcgtttcaggcagttcaggagcagtgtttctgtgggggacagTAACTCCcattggcgtggactttgggctttataactttgcagaccttttacatgcacacaaatctATACAACACACttaaggaaagggaaaaagctcCATAGGTCCGTCCttcaataggtcctctttaagtctCTCAGAGTTCAAATTAAGGACCAAggcatttttcttttatgtaacaaaatatttatttaaatgattctgAGGTACGGCATTGATGAGAATAAATGTTGCACAGTAGATTTTCCAGCAGGTTTTCTAAAATTCGCATTAATACAATatggcattaacataacatttaaagctgaagtcagtaactttgagcaaatgagaagagttattttttataaaactcaaGTAAGTACAAAAcaaagtcactatatcctgacagtagtgcacaagacagataatctgtgaagataaaacatgttcctctgcctccccctagtgctcctaatggcatctgcaagatttcacagcatcgaaggaaaacaaccaatcagagctgtcTCGAAACAACGGAACtcagatcaaactgtcaaactaggcagcgctgatcaaatatgaatcaagattctgttactgtaatgcccatttctcttctcaaatgttttcagaaacatcttgtagtgaactgtttagctgtaaaatgagaaagtttgctatGGCCGGTGGGTGGTGCTCGGTATTGGCTCAACTTTCTCACGTTACAGTTAAacaagttaccgactgcagctttaaagagtaacaacataacacaGTACAGTGACAATATAAAAGTAATTCACATCTTAAAGTAAATCAGGAACCATGAAGTGTATGATCAGGATGAAAAAGCACCTCCAGAACCAAGAGGGTACTTTTCTCTGAGTTCAGCCTCTCTCAGTGGAAGCATGGCACAGCATTAGCTCAACAAAAGCCCTGACCCTGATGTTGAACATGTGTCCTGGAAAGAAGCCCCAAGGCTCAAATCTGTAACAAGAGTATAAAGATGAAACaactgctgaagtgtccttaaGACTAGACTTAAATCCCTGCCAGTGGCACTGACCTCCCTGTGGAGGGACAAGAGCAAACAGATTTTTCTATGGATACCAATCAAGCATCACGTTACTACCGATGAACTCCTTTGGAGTAGCATGTTCCTTCAATAGGGGAAGCTGCAGTTTCAGTAATTGCTTGTTTATTACACATTATTTTACCATATTAATGAagtttaaatattcataataattaaACATTGACGACTGCCTGTTTACCCCACAATACACGTTATCACCCAGTCAAATGTCATGTTATTTCTATTCGGTTTTCTAACtttgcatctctctctccctctcgggAGTTGTTGATATCTTTAGCGGTTCGGTTATTCCGCTGTACAAACAGGAGGGCAGTTTGCGAAGGGTTAAAATACGCAACAAACGTAAcggtacttattttaacccaaaccatgatcttttccttcCTAAagctaacaaagtagttttactgcctaaacctaaacggTTTCCATGGTGGCGGCACATCATTTAACACAATTAcgtgccaccaccaccaccatgtaATGCGGTGATAAgaggtcgtggtcatttcaTGTAGGGCTATTTCTTTGAGATCACGTTGCAGCGGACAGAAAATCGTATTTAGGTGGAATAAAACTGGGGTTATAGAAATGCGATCGTGAAACTGCAGCCTCCTTTATTGCAGGAACATAATATTAAGCTGCCTTTTATTTGTCTCAAGCGCAACCGTGAATGATGCTCCCAACACTGAGGTCCTTCTGTTTCTCTGCCACTATGCTGTGATACAGTTTGCAGTGCAGTTTCCCTTGTTCAGGCTCAGTGAAAGCAGTCTTAGAGAAAACCAACTGCTTGTCCTTGTTAACCTGCACTCCATACGCCTGACAGAGTCGGGCCGCGAGTGACGTGTCTAAGGACAAGAGCCGAGCCAGTTTGTCAAGAGGAAAGCGACAGTTGCGGCTGCTGTATCCGTGGCTGTATATTAGCAGCAGATCTCTACGACATGTCACCAGGTGACGGTGCAGAGCACAGCTCTGGAGGAAGTTCAACCTCTGAGCCAATCGGAGCAAACGTACGGGGTTTCGCTCCAGAAACGCTCGGTTGATGGAAAGAGCGAGTGCGATGGCAGGAGCGCTGCGGAGCCACTCGGGGAGCTCCATGATGTGCTGTGTGGCGCGAGCTGAACCTGGGGGAGATGAGGAAAAAAGGAGGAACAGATAAAATTCAGACTCCAGTACATCTGCCTTTGAGTATGAGGTTAACAAAATCTATTATTTCTGTGTGAAAACCACTGACTCATAGTAAACAATCAAACACAGTGACCAACCCAAGTTGTACAGGAGACCAAGAGCTTGGATCTCTTCCTGGTTGGGATGCGGTCCTGTTCCCGTTGCGTAGCAATCCAACAGCCAGCTCAGATTCTCCTGTAGGTGTGTGTCGTTAATGCGTGGGTCGTAGAGACGCAGGGGCTCGCCACAAAGCCGATAAGAGGCGTAGATGAGGAAACGCACTGTCCGCTCTAAAATGGCAACACATTTCAAACCAGCCACCCTCTGGATGATCATGTCCTGTTTCACGTCACGCAGCCGATCAAAGACAAAGCTGTACACCTGGGGGACAAGTTACATTTATGTTAATATGTTGTGAAACCTCCATCCCATGTCCGATGGATCAGGGATATAACGTTTCATCTTAAGTTGGAGaagaaaagggaggaggagcGTGATTTACAATGTAAAATTATTCAATATGTGATTTGTACGCATGTTAAACCTGGAAATGTTAACAAATTAGTTGAGCACAAAGGAGGTCTGCACACTGTTAGGCTCCAAATggtatttttctctttctcttctaaAGCAACATTTCGATCTGTAAAGATCTTCCTCAGGCAAATGTGAAAGAGAAAACAGGCATTTCTTGTAGAGGCAGTAATCAACTTAAATCATTATCACCTGCTGGTCAGTAAACAGCAGGGAAAAAAATACCACAAGGTGGAAATCACAGTACTCCAAAAACATAGAAACACCAGGAAATCCAGAACAAAAAATGTAGAATGCAATGTTAAATATGACAGAACCTGAAAAACACACGGTGGTCATTTAATAAGAAGATAGTAAAAAACGTACAAGTGTCTAGTTATTTTGATCACCACCGTGTGGTATTTTTTCCCTGCTGTTTGCTGACCAGCAGGTGATAATGATTTAAGTTGATTACTGCCTCTACAAGAAATGTCGGTTTTCTCTTTCACATTTGCCTGAGGAAGATCTTTCCAGATCGAAACATTGCCTTaccagagaaagagaaatacaCCAATTGGAGCCTAACAGTGTGCAGACCTCCTTTGTGCTTTACGGCTTTGTGTCTTATATCTGAGTATTTTTGCCTGGATGTGCACACACTTGGTCCCTCTTCCTAGTAACAAATTAGCCTTATCAGAATCTAATTTACCAGCCTAGATccttaaagcctctgaacacccagaCAAGTGTTTTCAAGTAATCTGGTTACTTAGAtctcttctcaggactgtgtaAAGACTAATTGAGGGACATCTTCCTTAGCTTTGTTGAACCTGTTAGGGCTTTAtttactgtctgtgtgttacagtaaaGTAAAACTGATGTTTCAACTGTAATCAAGGGTGTGTAGATGATGCCAAAAGTACAATTGAAGAATTCCATTAATATACAAGTTAGTTTTTCTTGATTTAACTCTTATTATTAACAGTAACAACTGGGGTTGGCTGGGGAAACGCTACTCGCCTCAGTCCAAGGATGCAGGTGAGGGGAGGCAGCGATGTCATCAATAAGGTAAAACACAGTTTTCAGCAACACAGCAGGTGGACGGAGGTCAGTGGGGTTTGTTGAGTCTTTCCCAGCTGCTGGTCTGGAATACTCTTTGACAGCACGCGAGGGGTCTCCCCTGGGCCGCCGATCTCTTTCTGTGCCCGCTAACATCTCGAAACGGTGAAGGCGGTTCTGCAGCTCGCGGTCCCGCAGCTCACGAGCAGGACACATGGTCTGGCAGGTCCCCCTGGGCACGGTATTTTCCCCATGCTGCTCAcgtctctcatcctcctccaccaccacctctctcGTCTGTGCTATGCTTTGGCCTCGCCATTGCTCTTCTTTCTTCTGTCTCCATTCTCCTCCCGCTGGTGCATCCCTCCTCTGAGAGTGAGAGCTGCTTGAGGGGAAACAGGGTGGATGTAAGctaaaaaatgtagtttaataGGAATCAGATACAATAAGCACACACAAGAACTGCTTCTCGTTTTGTGTGGTGGCCCTCATCTACACCTGACAACCTGAACCCACCAACACAAAACAGGTATGTTAACTCAGTTCTGCTGACTGGGAATATACACATTTTCTGTAGTTATAGATTTCTTTGTGTAACacagaatacatttaaaagagtTTATCTTACAGTGTGCTAACTTACTTCCTATTATTTACTCTGTAAAGGTATGTCATTGATACACACGTCAAGAGACATCAAGAGATCCACATTCAGCTTATGCATGCATGTACCACTACCTATCAATCTTTGCAGTCTTTGAGTTAAGTTAGCCAGCTGCATTTTGCTCTTCCAACCTTAACGTTAAATTAAAGTAGTCCATATCCTTCTTTCATAAAAACTTAATCTAAAAGAGCAaactgtttaattttcctcttcttctaaCAGAGGACACAACAGCAACACTTTACCAGTTAGTAGCTGGTAACCACTTTAACATGCTGGTAACTGTAAGTTAGTACTGGTcactattcaattcaattcaa harbors:
- the sac3d1 gene encoding SAC3 domain-containing protein 1, which produces MNRRRAPRRISHSQRRDAPAGGEWRQKKEEQWRGQSIAQTREVVVEEDERREQHGENTVPRGTCQTMCPARELRDRELQNRLHRFEMLAGTERDRRPRGDPSRAVKEYSRPAAGKDSTNPTDLRPPAVLLKTVFYLIDDIAASPHLHPWTEVYSFVFDRLRDVKQDMIIQRVAGLKCVAILERTVRFLIYASYRLCGEPLRLYDPRINDTHLQENLSWLLDCYATGTGPHPNQEEIQALGLLYNLGSARATQHIMELPEWLRSAPAIALALSINRAFLERNPVRLLRLAQRLNFLQSCALHRHLVTCRRDLLLIYSHGYSSRNCRFPLDKLARLLSLDTSLAARLCQAYGVQVNKDKQLVFSKTAFTEPEQGKLHCKLYHSIVAEKQKDLSVGSIIHGCA